CTTTTTAATCGGCGATAATGGTGACTCGTCCTTGTGAGCCGTAGCCAACTTCACTTATATAAAGGTTGGGGTCGTGAAGTTCGGCGATGATGTTTTGTACTGATTGTTTGGCATCAAGTCTAGGGCTTAGGTCGATCGCACGAGTAAATACCTTTGGCCATTCCCATCTCAGAGTTTTGGTTAATCCGAACAAACCAGCGCCGATCGCACCGAAGTTGACTTTATACTCTAAACCGAAGGCTCCATCAAGATGAGCAACTGTGCAGAAACAACTACGTCCATGCTTTGCGGCTTCGTTGAGGGAAGGTTTAAGGTGTTTCGCCATCAAAAATACGTGCTTGACGATCGCCTTTTCTGATTCGTTATAAGAAATACTGTAGGTGTGATTTCCTACAAACATTGGGTGTAGATGGATGAAAGCCCCAATCGCTCCGCAGTGAGATGCGATCGCTTGCAATTGTTGTTGGAGATGTTCTTCACTCAAGTTTGCTAAGGTGACGCGGGTTACTCCTGTGGGTAGGGGCGCTTGTTGGACGAGAAGCGATTGGGGGAAGCTGATAACTACTACTTTCCAGCCTTTCTCGATTAGGGATTCAGCTAATTTGTAAGTGGTGAGGGAACCATCATCGGTGATTAAACCGATGTGTCCCTCTGGTAACGTGAAATCCAAATAATCGGGCTGTGCTAGGCTTCTGAGTTTGACCGGATGGCGCTGGATAGTATGCTCTAGTTCATGTTCTAATTGAGGTGGCTGCTGTTGGACAAACTCAGGCTCAGACTTTTTTTTNNNNCCTCCAGCCAACTGCTGTAGGTAATCGACTATTTGACCGATGGTGCGGAGATCGCCGAGTTCTTCGATATTTGGTTTGGGTAAGTTGGGGTACGTTTCTTGCATCGCCCCTAAGATTTCTACCCGTTTAATCGAGTCAATCCCCAAGTCGGCTTCCATGTCCATTTCCAGTTCCAGCATCTCCACTGGATAACCAGTCTTATCGCTGGTGATGGCTAACAGGGTTTCACCTAAGTTTGCAAATTCATCACTTGTAGAAGGAGCGGCTTCTGGTTCTGGGGTGAATGCAACAACTATGCTTGGTTCAGGTGCAACGACTACCTCAACTACTGGTGCAGTCTCTACTGCAATCTCGGTTGCTGGTTGTACTTCGTGAACTGCAATTTCTACTGAAACACTTTTAGAAGCGTGGGATTGCAGATACTCTACAACTTGACCGATGGTGCGTTTTTCTGACAGTTCTTCTAAATTGGGCTTGGGTAGGTTGGGGTACATCTCTTGTAGCGCCCCTAAAATTTCCACCCGTTTGATGGAGTCAATTCCTAAATCAGCCTCCATATCCATGTCCATTTCCAGCATTTCGACTGGGTAGTCAGTCTTATCGCTGGTAATGGCTAACAGGTTTTTATCCAAGTCAACAATATCGATGGTTGCGCCAGATACAGGTGCAGCAGTTGTGGGTGCTGGTTCTGCAACAACTTCCTTAACTGGGGGTGAGCTAATTTTGACTACAACCTCAGCTTGGGGTTCTTCTACTACTGGGACAGGTGGCGCGACTACAGGCTCGACTGTCTCGACAGTGGCAAAATGGGGAGTGGGAAGTGGAGAGTAAGAAGTTTCAACTACAGGCTCTACAGCAGCCGGGAGAGGTTCTTGGGTAACAGCTACAGGCAAAGGCTGGCTTTCTACTATCTTGGTCGGTGCATCACTAACAGTTGTTTCTGTTGTGAACGGAGTGAAATTGCTGAGTTTCTCTGTTAGTTGAGTTGTTCCCTCACCTGAGATGATTTGAGAATATTCTTGCTGTATTAGTTGGAAAAAGCTCTTAGTATATTCCAACTGCTCTTGAAGATATTGCTCATGGATGCGTAGAGTTTCACCTTGTTGGGAATGAAACTGCATCATGCTACGCTCTAAGCTTTCCATGACAACTAGCTTCATTTTGGCAGTTTCGGCTGTTGATTTACTTTCACTCAACAAGGAATTCTGCTGCTGCATCAGTTGGAAAAACGCTTTAGCGTATTCCATTTGATGGTTGAGATAAGTACCGTGAACTTGTAAATTCTCGGCTTGATTTTCCTGGAACTGTGTCAGGAGATATTCTAAACTTGCTAAAAGTTGTTCGTAATTTGTAAGTTTTTCTGGTGTTGGTTGCATCTTAGATTCCTGGGCTGGTTGTGACAGGGTAACAGGATTCATCTGTTGCTCTGGCTGGGCGATGATAGTAGCAGTCACACCGTTCATTGCTGGGGTAAGTTTTTTATGTCCGTTAGTCTCGATCGCTGCGAGAGTTGGAGTCACACCTGGGCTGCTAAATAAAGGAGCTACAGTTTCAAAAGATTCAGGGGTAGGTAATGTGACTTTATGCCCATCCTGTAAAGCTAGAGCGAAGGCATTTTTCGTTTTTTCGGATCTATAATTGATGCCGTTTAAACGAACATTTAATGTCTTCTTCGTCTCAATTGGGGGAATAGTTTGGGGAAGTTGGTAAGGATCGAGGTTATTTAAAGTCAAACCAATCACCCGCAACTGCACAACCGCTTCTCGCAAAGAGCGATCGCTATTCTTTTGAGTGCTGGGGTTTAAAGATACGGTAATATGAGGGCGATCGCCAAGAATCTCTTTTACCAAGTTGCTCAGAATTCTCCTCGGCCCAAATTCCACAAAGCAAGTACCACCCGCCGCATAGATATTTTCAATTTCCTGCTTAAACAGCACTGAATTAGAAAGGTGCGTTTCCAGAATTTTTTGAATACCTTGGGCTTCCTTGGGATACTGCTTACTGGTAACGTTGCTGTAAACAGGGATTTTGGGACTTTGGAATTTAACAGACTTGGTGGCGATCGCAAAGGATTTCTGAGCAAAGGCGATTAGCGGTGTATGGAACGCTGCTGAAACAGGTAGCAATACAGCTGTATATCCTTTCTCGTGTAAAGCGTCTTTGATTCTCGCTATTTCTGCGGTAGGCCCAGCCAAGACAAATTGAGTCGGAGAATTTTGATTAGCGATCGCAACTTGGGGAAAATGTCTCAGCACTGCTTCTACTTTGCTGATATCTTCTTTGACAGCCAGCATACTTCCCGCATCATGATCTGGATCTTCAGGTGCAGCCATTGCTTGACCCCTAGCTTTCACTAAGAACAAGTAATCTTCTGTACTCAAAACACCCGCAGCCCATAGCGCTGTTAGTTCACCAAAGCTATGACCGGCAACAAAATCTGACTTAAACCCAGCTTGTTGCAGGATGCTGTACATCCCTGCACTCAACACCCCGATCGCTGGTTGAGCGTATTCTGTGCGTTGCAAGGCAGCAATTTGGACATTCTTTTCTGCCTCTCCAAACACAGGATGAGGGAAAACAATCTCTGATAGCGGCTGCAAATTATCTTTGAGCAACAGGCTATCCATATAGCCATGAAGACGGCGCATCAAAGGAAAATTCATCACCAGTTCGCGTCCCATCTCCAGGTATTGCGAACCTTGACCAGAAAATAGAGAGACAACTTTTCCGCCCAATTCCATACCAGAGGAGCGGTAATAAATTCCTTGGGGATGCTCCCAAGATGCTGCTGAACCTTTGAGTTTCAGCCAGTCAATGCTAGTTTGCAGAAACTTGCAAGCTTCTTCGAGATTTTCAGCGACAAACCCAAATCTTGGAACAGAAAGAGGAATTTGTTGTGATTTGCACTCATTGACTAATTGTGAGTAATGTGTAGGTGCATCTGGCGATCGCAACTTACCTAAAATCTCTTCCGACTTGCTCAACAATTGCTCTACTGTGGGAGCAAACAACAGCACTTCACTAGCATCACTGTGTAAGCGGTAAGCGTCGTTTTGGTCGGATTCATACTCTTCCAAAACAACGTGGTAGTTTGTTCCACCAAAGCCGAAAGAACTCACACCCGCACGTCTTGGCGCTTCGCCCTCTGGACGAATCCAAGGTCTAGTTTGGGTATTCAAATAAAAGGATGAATTTTTAATGTTGAGTTTGGGATTTGGCTCAGTGATGTTAATTGTCGGCGGTAATACTTTGTGATGTAAAGCCAAAGCAGTTTTAATCAAACTCGCCGCACCCGCAGCCGCTTTTGTGTGTCCGATTTGCGATTTCACACTACCCAAAGCGATATGCTGCTTTTTATCATCATGGACATCAAAGAAGTCTTTTAAAGAACCGAATTCTGTCGGATCTCCAGCCATTGTGCCGGTGCCATGTGCTTCCATCAAACCAACAGTAGCAGGAGAGAAGCCGGCATCTTCATAAGCACGTTCTAAGGCTTTAACTTGACCTTCTTTGCGCGGAGCATAAATGCTCTTGTAACGTCCATCGCTGGAAGTACCAATACCTTTAATTACGGCATATATTTTATCGTTATCACGTTCAGCATCTTCCAAACGTTTGAGAACCATCATGGCGATACCTTCACCCAACATCATCCCATCGGATTTAGCATCGAAAGGTTTGACATTTTCACTAGGAGAAACCGCCGGTGTTTTGCTGAATGAGATGTAAGCCATGATGGTGTTATCGGTATCAACACCACCAGTTAGCATCATGTCAGAACGATGCTCAACTAGTTCGCTGATTGCCATTTTCAAAGCACCAAAGGAACTAGCGCAAGCAGCATCAACTACACAATTCATCCCGCCAAAATTGAGGCGATTGGCAATTCTACCCGCGACTACGTTAGCTAACATTCCAGGGAAAGCGTTCTCATCCCACTTCACATAAGCGCTTTTGATTTTATCAACGATTTTTTGGGTATCTTCGTCAGATAAACCACTGCTTTTAAGCGCTTTTTCCCAAATCGGATATTCCAACCTGGCAGAAAGTGGCATTCC
This portion of the Nostoc sp. GT001 genome encodes:
- a CDS encoding type I polyketide synthase; amino-acid sequence: MSAYSIDTALTELESLINNCEQAVIKSIEGKKMKSDKSVSINKINRQLQHNPIAIVGMASLLPQARNLREYWQNIVNKIDCITDVPSTHWSVEDYYDPNPRTTEDKTYCKRGGFLPEVDFNPMEFGIPPSILEVTDVSQLLSLVVAKEAMEDAGYGEKREFNREMVGVILGVAMAKQLGMPLSARLEYPIWEKALKSSGLSDEDTQKIVDKIKSAYVKWDENAFPGMLANVVAGRIANRLNFGGMNCVVDAACASSFGALKMAISELVEHRSDMMLTGGVDTDNTIMAYISFSKTPAVSPSENVKPFDAKSDGMMLGEGIAMMVLKRLEDAERDNDKIYAVIKGIGTSSDGRYKSIYAPRKEGQVKALERAYEDAGFSPATVGLMEAHGTGTMAGDPTEFGSLKDFFDVHDDKKQHIALGSVKSQIGHTKAAAGAASLIKTALALHHKVLPPTINITEPNPKLNIKNSSFYLNTQTRPWIRPEGEAPRRAGVSSFGFGGTNYHVVLEEYESDQNDAYRLHSDASEVLLFAPTVEQLLSKSEEILGKLRSPDAPTHYSQLVNECKSQQIPLSVPRFGFVAENLEEACKFLQTSIDWLKLKGSAASWEHPQGIYYRSSGMELGGKVVSLFSGQGSQYLEMGRELVMNFPLMRRLHGYMDSLLLKDNLQPLSEIVFPHPVFGEAEKNVQIAALQRTEYAQPAIGVLSAGMYSILQQAGFKSDFVAGHSFGELTALWAAGVLSTEDYLFLVKARGQAMAAPEDPDHDAGSMLAVKEDISKVEAVLRHFPQVAIANQNSPTQFVLAGPTAEIARIKDALHEKGYTAVLLPVSAAFHTPLIAFAQKSFAIATKSVKFQSPKIPVYSNVTSKQYPKEAQGIQKILETHLSNSVLFKQEIENIYAAGGTCFVEFGPRRILSNLVKEILGDRPHITVSLNPSTQKNSDRSLREAVVQLRVIGLTLNNLDPYQLPQTIPPIETKKTLNVRLNGINYRSEKTKNAFALALQDGHKVTLPTPESFETVAPLFSSPGVTPTLAAIETNGHKKLTPAMNGVTATIIAQPEQQMNPVTLSQPAQESKMQPTPEKLTNYEQLLASLEYLLTQFQENQAENLQVHGTYLNHQMEYAKAFFQLMQQQNSLLSESKSTAETAKMKLVVMESLERSMMQFHSQQGETLRIHEQYLQEQLEYTKSFFQLIQQEYSQIISGEGTTQLTEKLSNFTPFTTETTVSDAPTKIVESQPLPVAVTQEPLPAAVEPVVETSYSPLPTPHFATVETVEPVVAPPVPVVEEPQAEVVVKISSPPVKEVVAEPAPTTAAPVSGATIDIVDLDKNLLAITSDKTDYPVEMLEMDMDMEADLGIDSIKRVEILGALQEMYPNLPKPNLEELSEKRTIGQVVEYLQSHASKSVSVEIAVHEVQPATEIAVETAPVVEVVVAPEPSIVVAFTPEPEAAPSTSDEFANLGETLLAITSDKTGYPVEMLELEMDMEADLGIDSIKRVEILGAMQETYPNLPKPNIEELGDLRTIGQIVDYLQQLAGGXKKKSEPEFVQQQPPQLEHELEHTIQRHPVKLRSLAQPDYLDFTLPEGHIGLITDDGSLTTYKLAESLIEKGWKVVVISFPQSLLVQQAPLPTGVTRVTLANLSEEHLQQQLQAIASHCGAIGAFIHLHPMFVGNHTYSISYNESEKAIVKHVFLMAKHLKPSLNEAAKHGRSCFCTVAHLDGAFGLEYKVNFGAIGAGLFGLTKTLRWEWPKVFTRAIDLSPRLDAKQSVQNIIAELHDPNLYISEVGYGSQGRVTIIAD